In a genomic window of Gloeocapsopsis dulcis:
- a CDS encoding FKBP-type peptidyl-prolyl cis-trans isomerase gives MREILISLSFVVVCFVVLVVAQFSTSPSAIAEITQNQPAKEIVAPSNATSVENNLANNNMMSDENVVTTPSGLKYVDIQEGDGATPKAGQTVVVHYTGTLEDGSKFDSSRDRNRPFSFKLGAGQVIKGWDEGLSTMKVGGRRQLIIPPELGYGARGAGGVIPPNATLVFDVELLRIS, from the coding sequence TTGAGAGAAATTCTAATCAGCTTGAGTTTCGTAGTTGTTTGCTTTGTAGTTTTGGTAGTAGCACAGTTTAGTACTTCGCCCTCGGCGATCGCAGAGATCACACAAAATCAACCAGCAAAAGAAATAGTTGCGCCAAGCAACGCGACTAGCGTAGAAAATAATTTAGCGAATAACAACATGATGTCTGATGAAAACGTTGTCACAACGCCCTCTGGGCTTAAATATGTCGATATTCAAGAAGGCGATGGTGCAACACCTAAAGCTGGACAAACAGTCGTAGTTCACTACACCGGAACTCTAGAAGACGGTAGTAAGTTTGATAGTTCGCGCGATCGCAATCGCCCGTTTAGCTTCAAACTCGGTGCTGGACAAGTGATCAAAGGTTGGGACGAAGGACTAAGTACAATGAAAGTCGGCGGACGTCGCCAATTAATCATTCCTCCCGAACTCGGTTACGGTGCGCGTGGTGCAGGTGGAGTTATTCCTCCAAATGCAACTCTCGTCTTTGATGTAGAACTCCTCCGGATCTCCTAA
- a CDS encoding phasin family protein, with amino-acid sequence MESNNWIKQLLMVGIGTTSLVAEKLREVSDELVKDGKLRPDQAKEFIDNLMQQLKSDQGNIEEQMQRQMRNMLQDLGVPRQAEMDELRGRIDRLERQVRDLENKLWRGM; translated from the coding sequence ATGGAAAGCAACAACTGGATTAAACAGCTATTAATGGTTGGTATAGGCACAACATCATTGGTAGCAGAAAAGCTGCGGGAAGTGAGTGATGAATTAGTTAAAGACGGTAAACTTCGCCCAGATCAGGCTAAAGAGTTCATTGACAACTTGATGCAACAACTCAAATCAGATCAAGGTAACATTGAAGAACAGATGCAGCGTCAAATGCGCAATATGCTGCAGGACTTGGGTGTACCTCGCCAAGCTGAAATGGATGAATTGCGGGGGCGGATTGATCGCCTAGAACGCCAAGTGCGCGATTTAGAGAATAAATTATGGCGGGGAATGTAG